The Winogradskyella schleiferi genome has a window encoding:
- a CDS encoding GIY-YIG nuclease family protein — translation MTLKSYYCYILTNKNRTVLYTGYTEDLNIRLKQHKAGKGALFTKKYNISYLVYFEKYEDIQVAKKRERQLKNWHKEWKWNLIKATNPSLKTTDIN, via the coding sequence AATCTTATTACTGTTATATATTGACCAATAAAAATAGAACCGTTCTATATACTGGTTATACAGAAGATTTAAATATTAGATTGAAACAACACAAAGCAGGAAAAGGAGCTCTGTTCACAAAAAAATATAACATCTCATATCTTGTATATTTTGAAAAATATGAAGATATACAAGTCGCAAAAAAAAGAGAACGACAATTAAAAAATTGGCATAAAGAATGGAAATGGAATCTTATAAAAGCAACTAATCCATCATTAAAAACAACAGATATAAATTAA
- the hisB gene encoding bifunctional histidinol-phosphatase/imidazoleglycerol-phosphate dehydratase HisB, with the protein MKKVLFIDRDGTLAIEPPIDFQLDSLEKLEYYPGVFQWLSRIAKELDYELVMVTNQDGLGTDSFPEDTFWPAQNKLIQAFKNEGVEFSEILIDKSFPEDNAPTRKPRTGLLGKYIHGNYDLKNSFVIGDRATDIELAKNLGSQGIFMNVEGSDYAILNTTSWEEIYNYLKAIPRTATVVRKTNETNIEVEINLDGSGKSNISTGLGFFDHMLEQISKHGNIDLFVNVEGDLEIDEHHTIEDVAITFGEAFIEALGSKRGIERYGFLLPMDDCLAQVAIDFGGRPWLVWEPEFKREMIGEMPTEMFMHFFKSFSDASKCNLNIKAEGDNEHHKIESIFKAFAKAIKMAVSKTNNFSIPSTKGSL; encoded by the coding sequence ATGAAAAAAGTACTATTCATAGATAGAGACGGAACCTTAGCCATAGAACCACCAATCGATTTTCAACTTGATAGTTTGGAGAAATTGGAATATTATCCTGGTGTTTTTCAATGGTTATCACGAATCGCCAAAGAACTCGATTACGAATTGGTCATGGTAACCAATCAAGATGGTTTGGGTACAGATTCGTTTCCCGAAGACACCTTTTGGCCTGCGCAAAACAAACTAATTCAAGCTTTTAAAAATGAAGGTGTGGAATTTTCGGAAATATTAATCGATAAGAGTTTCCCAGAAGATAATGCACCTACCAGAAAACCAAGAACAGGATTATTAGGTAAATACATTCACGGGAATTACGATTTAAAGAATTCATTTGTCATTGGAGATAGAGCAACAGATATCGAGTTAGCCAAAAACCTAGGAAGTCAAGGCATCTTTATGAATGTAGAAGGCAGCGATTATGCCATTTTAAATACGACATCTTGGGAGGAAATTTACAATTATCTAAAAGCGATTCCGAGAACGGCTACTGTTGTTAGAAAAACTAATGAAACGAATATTGAGGTCGAAATCAACTTGGACGGCTCTGGAAAAAGTAATATTTCCACGGGATTAGGATTTTTTGATCACATGTTAGAGCAAATTTCAAAACATGGGAATATCGATTTGTTTGTAAACGTTGAAGGCGATTTAGAAATAGACGAACACCACACCATAGAAGATGTTGCCATAACATTTGGAGAAGCATTTATTGAGGCTTTAGGAAGTAAACGTGGCATTGAACGCTATGGTTTTTTATTGCCAATGGATGATTGTTTAGCGCAAGTTGCTATTGATTTTGGCGGACGACCTTGGTTGGTGTGGGAACCAGAATTTAAACGTGAAATGATTGGAGAAATGCCAACAGAGATGTTTATGCACTTTTTTAAATCCTTTAGCGATGCCTCTAAATGTAACTTAAATATAAAAGCAGAAGGCGATAACGAACATCACAAAATCGAATCTATTTTCAAGGCTTTTGCAAAAGCAATAAAAATGGCAGTTTCAAAAACCAATAATTTTTCCATTCCAAGTACGAAAGGAAGTTTATGA
- the hisH gene encoding imidazole glycerol phosphate synthase subunit HisH, translating into MIAIIKYNAGNIRSVQNALNRLGYESIITDDKTEILNASKVIFPGVGEASSAMKYLKDKGLDDVIRSIEKPMLGICLGLQLMCDYSEEGDTKCLGIFNTRVKKFPPKEKVPHMGWNSFSEVKGELFQHINTDNDMYYVHSYYAEKNEQTIATCDYILPFATAMQHDNFYATQFHPEKSADVGTRLLKNFLELS; encoded by the coding sequence ATGATTGCAATCATAAAATACAACGCTGGCAATATTCGTTCAGTTCAAAATGCTTTAAACCGTTTGGGTTATGAAAGTATTATTACTGATGATAAAACCGAAATACTAAATGCTAGCAAAGTCATTTTTCCTGGTGTCGGCGAAGCGAGTTCTGCCATGAAATATTTAAAAGACAAAGGTCTTGACGACGTTATTCGGTCTATCGAAAAACCAATGCTTGGTATCTGTTTAGGTCTGCAATTAATGTGCGATTATAGTGAAGAAGGCGACACTAAGTGTTTGGGGATTTTCAACACCCGAGTAAAAAAATTTCCACCAAAAGAAAAAGTACCACATATGGGTTGGAATAGTTTTTCTGAAGTAAAAGGTGAACTTTTTCAACATATAAATACGGATAATGACATGTATTATGTCCACAGTTATTATGCTGAAAAAAATGAGCAAACCATTGCAACTTGTGATTATATTTTGCCCTTTGCAACAGCCATGCAGCATGATAATTTTTATGCGACCCAATTTCATCCAGAGAAATCGGCTGATGTTGGAACTAGGTTGTTGAAGAATTTTTTGGAATTAAGTTAA
- the hisA gene encoding 1-(5-phosphoribosyl)-5-[(5-phosphoribosylamino)methylideneamino]imidazole-4-carboxamide isomerase translates to MRIIPAIDIIDGKCVRLTKGDYNTKKVYNENPLEVAKEFEDNGIQYLHLVDLDGAKSKHIVNHDILDSIASKTNLKVDFGGGLKSNDDLRIAFECGANQITGGSIAANNPKVFLEWLKTYGSEKIILGADCKDRKIATNGWLEASELDVVDFIKDYESKGVQYVICTDIAKDGMLQGTSNELYAEIISKSNVKLIASGGVSSLHDLEHVKAIGCEGVILGKAIYEGNISLKELQKLC, encoded by the coding sequence ATGAGAATCATACCAGCAATAGATATCATAGACGGAAAATGTGTAAGACTTACAAAAGGTGATTACAACACTAAAAAAGTCTATAACGAAAACCCTTTAGAAGTCGCGAAAGAATTTGAAGACAATGGCATTCAATATTTACATTTAGTGGATTTGGATGGCGCCAAATCGAAGCACATCGTGAATCACGACATTTTAGATAGCATAGCTTCTAAAACCAACTTAAAAGTCGATTTCGGAGGCGGATTAAAATCTAACGATGATTTGAGAATCGCTTTTGAATGTGGTGCGAATCAAATTACAGGTGGAAGTATCGCAGCGAACAATCCCAAAGTGTTTTTAGAATGGTTAAAAACCTATGGTTCTGAAAAAATAATTTTAGGAGCCGATTGCAAAGACCGAAAAATTGCCACCAATGGTTGGTTGGAAGCTTCTGAATTGGATGTTGTTGATTTTATAAAAGATTATGAATCTAAAGGTGTTCAGTATGTCATCTGCACAGATATTGCAAAAGATGGCATGTTACAAGGCACTTCAAATGAATTATACGCAGAAATCATTTCAAAATCGAATGTAAAATTAATTGCCAGTGGTGGCGTATCTTCTTTACACGATTTAGAACACGTAAAAGCTATAGGTTGCGAAGGCGTCATTCTCGGAAAAGCCATTTATGAAGGCAACATATCACTAAAAGAATTACAAAAACTATGCTAA
- the hisF gene encoding imidazole glycerol phosphate synthase subunit HisF — protein MLKKRIIPCLDIQNGRTVKGINFIGIRDAGDPIELAKQYVAHGADELVFLDITATVEKRKTLVELVTHIAEEINIPFTVGGGINSIEDVSAIIKAGADKVSVNSSAVKNPELITQIAKEFGSQCVVVAIDTKFVDNEWIVFVHGGRTATALKTLDWVKQVEALGAGEILLTSMNNDGTKAGFALDITEAVSESVNIPVIASGGAGTKTHFKTLFETTQASAGLAASIFHYGEIPIPELKQYLKNENIAIR, from the coding sequence ATGCTAAAAAAACGAATTATACCATGTTTGGACATTCAGAATGGCAGAACGGTTAAGGGCATTAATTTTATCGGCATCAGAGATGCTGGCGACCCAATTGAACTCGCCAAACAATACGTGGCACATGGAGCAGACGAATTGGTATTTTTGGATATTACAGCAACCGTTGAAAAGCGAAAAACATTAGTGGAATTGGTAACTCATATTGCCGAAGAAATCAATATTCCATTTACAGTTGGAGGTGGCATCAATTCCATTGAAGATGTTTCCGCAATTATAAAAGCTGGTGCGGATAAAGTGAGCGTGAATTCTTCAGCCGTTAAGAATCCTGAGTTAATCACCCAAATCGCTAAAGAATTTGGTAGTCAATGCGTGGTCGTTGCCATTGATACTAAATTTGTAGATAATGAATGGATAGTATTTGTACATGGCGGACGAACCGCAACAGCATTAAAAACATTAGATTGGGTAAAGCAAGTGGAAGCTTTAGGCGCTGGCGAAATTTTACTTACTTCCATGAACAATGATGGCACCAAAGCTGGTTTTGCTCTTGATATTACGGAAGCCGTGAGTGAATCGGTTAATATTCCCGTTATAGCTTCAGGAGGCGCAGGAACTAAAACACATTTCAAAACCTTGTTTGAAACGACACAAGCTAGTGCAGGATTGGCTGCCAGTATTTTTCATTATGGCGAAATACCAATTCCGGAATTAAAACAGTATTTAAAAAACGAAAACATAGCAATACGATGA
- the hisIE gene encoding bifunctional phosphoribosyl-AMP cyclohydrolase/phosphoribosyl-ATP diphosphatase HisIE, which produces MNIDFSKGDGLVPVIIQNNNTLQVLMLGYMNLEAFNKTKAENKVTFFSRSKNRLWTKGEESGNFLTVKDIQIDCDNDTILIKAEPKGPTCHTGSTSCFKEETAKGFLYELQQTINDRIDTNDQNSYTNKLYQSGINKVAQKVGEEAVELVIEAKDNDDDLFKNEAADLMYHYLILLKAKGFTLEDIEGVLKGRH; this is translated from the coding sequence ATGAACATAGATTTTTCAAAAGGAGATGGACTGGTTCCTGTTATCATTCAAAACAACAACACATTACAAGTGTTAATGTTAGGTTACATGAATTTGGAAGCCTTCAACAAAACCAAAGCAGAAAACAAAGTCACTTTTTTCAGCAGAAGTAAAAACAGACTCTGGACAAAAGGTGAAGAATCTGGTAATTTCTTAACGGTCAAAGATATCCAAATCGATTGCGATAACGATACCATTTTAATAAAAGCAGAACCGAAAGGACCAACTTGCCACACAGGAAGCACCTCTTGTTTTAAAGAAGAAACCGCTAAAGGTTTTTTATATGAATTGCAGCAAACCATCAATGACCGTATTGATACCAACGACCAGAATTCGTACACCAACAAACTCTACCAAAGTGGCATTAATAAAGTCGCTCAAAAAGTAGGCGAAGAAGCTGTAGAATTGGTTATTGAAGCCAAAGATAATGATGATGATTTGTTTAAAAACGAAGCTGCTGATTTAATGTATCACTATTTAATTTTATTGAAAGCTAAAGGGTTTACACTTGAAGATATTGAGGGTGTTTTGAAGGGTAGGCATTAA
- a CDS encoding glutamate synthase subunit beta: MGKVTGFKEFERKDEPYKPVKDRVKHYNEFTVPLKEDDMRKQGSRCMDCGIPFCHSGCPLGNLIPDFNHMVHQGEWQKASWILHATNNFPEFTGRLCPAPCEQSCVLGIIEDPVSIENIEKNIVERAFKEGWIKPQPPKTRTGKTIAVVGSGPAGLAAAQQLNRAGHTVTVFERDDAIGGLLRYGIPNFKMEKGIIDRRLKILEAEGIVFKTNVNVGVNYDVKELKKFDAVVLCGGSTERRSLPTPGIDADGVVQAMDFLTQQTKVVFGQKVKDQVLATGKNVIVIGGGDTGSDCIGTSNRQGAKSVVNFEIMPKPPGHRSPATPWPYWPLQLKTSSSHKEGVERNWLINTKEFVTNAKGKLTALKTVNVEWEMVPGERPKLKEIAGTEKTWKCDLALLALGFTGPESTIADKLGLDRDVRSNYKATYGKYQTNVPNIFTAGDMRRGQSLIVWAISEGREAARQVDIYLMGKSDLATKNEEGDLVAL, translated from the coding sequence ATGGGAAAAGTAACAGGTTTTAAAGAATTTGAAAGAAAAGATGAGCCATACAAGCCAGTAAAGGATCGTGTAAAACATTACAATGAATTTACTGTGCCTTTAAAGGAGGATGACATGCGAAAACAAGGCTCGCGTTGTATGGATTGTGGCATTCCATTTTGCCATAGTGGTTGTCCATTGGGAAATCTTATTCCAGATTTTAATCACATGGTACACCAAGGCGAATGGCAAAAGGCCTCATGGATTTTACATGCTACAAATAATTTTCCGGAATTTACTGGTCGTTTATGTCCTGCACCATGCGAGCAGTCATGTGTATTAGGAATTATTGAAGATCCGGTATCTATTGAAAATATCGAAAAAAATATTGTCGAACGTGCATTTAAGGAAGGTTGGATAAAACCACAACCACCAAAAACCAGAACAGGAAAAACAATTGCTGTTGTCGGTTCTGGACCAGCAGGTTTGGCCGCTGCCCAACAATTAAACAGAGCAGGTCACACAGTTACCGTTTTTGAACGTGATGATGCTATTGGAGGCTTGTTACGCTACGGAATCCCGAATTTTAAAATGGAAAAAGGCATCATCGATCGTCGATTAAAGATTTTAGAAGCTGAAGGTATTGTGTTTAAAACCAATGTTAATGTCGGTGTGAATTACGATGTGAAGGAACTTAAAAAATTTGATGCCGTTGTCCTTTGTGGAGGTTCTACTGAAAGACGAAGTTTGCCAACACCAGGCATTGATGCCGATGGTGTAGTGCAGGCTATGGACTTTTTAACGCAACAAACTAAAGTGGTTTTCGGACAGAAAGTAAAAGATCAGGTTTTAGCAACAGGTAAAAATGTGATAGTTATTGGAGGTGGAGATACAGGTTCGGATTGTATTGGGACATCCAATCGTCAAGGTGCAAAATCGGTTGTTAATTTTGAAATTATGCCTAAACCACCAGGACATCGCTCACCAGCTACACCTTGGCCATATTGGCCGTTACAATTAAAAACATCGTCTTCCCATAAAGAAGGTGTTGAGCGTAATTGGTTGATTAACACCAAAGAATTTGTAACGAATGCAAAAGGAAAATTAACAGCTTTAAAAACCGTAAATGTAGAATGGGAAATGGTGCCTGGCGAACGCCCTAAACTAAAAGAAATTGCAGGAACAGAAAAGACTTGGAAATGTGATTTAGCTCTGTTAGCACTTGGTTTTACAGGGCCAGAGTCAACAATTGCGGATAAACTGGGTTTAGATAGAGATGTTCGTTCAAACTACAAAGCGACTTACGGAAAATACCAAACCAATGTTCCAAATATTTTTACGGCAGGCGATATGCGAAGAGGACAATCCTTGATTGTTTGGGCAATTTCTGAAGGAAGGGAAGCCGCACGTCAAGTGGATATTTACCTGATGGGTAAATCGGATTTGGCGACTAAAAATGAAGAAGGCGATTTGGTGGCGTTGTAA
- the gltB gene encoding glutamate synthase large subunit, which translates to MFKQQGLYLPDFEHENCGAGFICNLKGEKTNQIIHDALEILVKLEHRGGVSADGKTGDGAGLLIDIPHAYFKRVCGFKVPVKGKYAVGMVFLPKNRNQYKFCKDTFEKEIIAQGLTVIGWREVPVDSTQLGEIAAASEPNIEQLFVGKSNEVSEADFKAKLYAARKITEHTVRKSKMSQSSYFYVSSLSMNTLIYKGIIMPEDIGPYYKDLQEDDLVTRLALVHQRFSTNTMPTWELAQPFRFMCQNGEINTLRGNVSRMRVREEIMKSDVFGPQIDKLFPIILPGKSDSASMDMVVELLTHTGRSLPEVMMMMIPEAWEKHATMSPERKAFYDYNACIMEPWDGPASVPFTDGNYIGALLDRNGLRPSRYTVTKSGKLIMSSEIGVVDIDPEDVESHGRLEPGKMFLVDMNQGRIINDEEIKSKIVKERPYQEWLDKTRLHLKDIPYTGETCPVELLDIKTRQRLFNYTFEDIQEVITPMAQKAKEALGSMGIDTPLAVLSNKPQIISNYFKQLFAQVTNPPLDGIREEIVTDISLSLGKDRNIFSITERQCRKLKIQNPVISNDDLAKIRNIQVEGFKAETVELLYQKDKGLNGLEDALDDIIVQIEKALLRKTNIIILSDRGVSKEMAPIPALLACSYVNHQMNRLRKRSYFDIIIESAEPREPHHFATLFGYGASAVNPYMVNEIIRAQVKEGFITDMDEQKAVDNFNKAIGKGILKVMNKIGISTLHSYRGSQIFEIVGFNSQFVEKYFPYTASRIEGIGLYEIEKEIDKRYKYAYPNTEVDKRLGLNIGGDYRWRRNGEKHLFNPTTVAKLQQAVRLSDQASYNLYAKTINEQSENLMTIRGLFEFNNIDPIPIEEVEPWTEIVKRFKTGAMSYGSISREAHENLAIAMNRIGGKSNSGEGGEDRKRFQPDVNGDSRNSAIKQVASGRFGVTSHYLTNAKEIQIKMAQGAKPGEGGQLPGEKVLPWIAAARNSTPFVGLISPPPHHDIYSIEDLAQLIYDLKNANREARINVKLVSEVGVGTIAAGVAKAKADVVLIAGYDGGTGASPLTSLKHAGLPWELGLAEAQQTLVLNNLRSRIVVECDGQLKTGRDVAIAALLGAEEFGFATAPLVASGCIMMRKCHLNTCPVGIATQDKELRKNFKGTPEHVINFFYYIAEELRSIMAELGFRSMAEMIGQTHKINANKAIKHYKAKGLDLSSILYRPEAYSKMTVKNTEKQDHNLDNVLDFQILKDSHRALYRKEQMTLSYPIKNTNRTVGAIVSNEISKIYGHLGLPEDTLNINFTGSAGQSFGAFGAHGLTFKLEGNTNDYLGKGLSGAKLIVKKPVKADFKAEENIIVGNVCLFGAVEGQAYINGIAGERFAVRNSGSIAVVEGVGDHCCEYMTGGKVVVLGKTGRNFAAGMSGGIAYVYDPENNFVNGLCNMETIEFEKILKKDANDLKGLIEKHVKYTDSQLGKSLLADWETSLKNFVRIMPTEYKRALKRLETEEQMVEELETV; encoded by the coding sequence ATGTTTAAGCAACAAGGCCTCTATTTACCAGATTTTGAACACGAAAATTGTGGTGCAGGATTTATATGTAATCTAAAAGGTGAAAAGACGAACCAAATTATTCATGACGCTCTAGAAATATTAGTAAAACTAGAGCATCGTGGTGGCGTAAGTGCAGACGGAAAAACTGGTGATGGTGCTGGTCTTTTAATAGATATTCCTCATGCTTATTTTAAAAGGGTTTGTGGTTTCAAAGTTCCTGTAAAAGGAAAGTATGCCGTAGGAATGGTGTTCTTACCAAAAAATAGAAATCAGTACAAATTCTGTAAAGATACGTTCGAGAAAGAAATCATCGCCCAAGGACTTACTGTTATAGGATGGAGGGAAGTTCCGGTGGATTCTACGCAACTGGGAGAGATAGCTGCAGCTTCAGAACCTAATATAGAGCAACTTTTCGTCGGAAAATCCAATGAAGTTTCAGAAGCGGATTTTAAAGCGAAACTCTATGCTGCTCGAAAAATAACAGAGCACACGGTTCGGAAATCCAAAATGTCACAAAGTTCTTATTTCTATGTGTCCAGTTTATCCATGAATACCTTGATATATAAAGGGATCATAATGCCCGAAGATATCGGCCCTTATTATAAAGATTTACAAGAAGATGATTTAGTGACACGTTTGGCATTGGTGCACCAACGATTTTCAACCAACACTATGCCGACTTGGGAATTGGCACAGCCATTCCGATTCATGTGTCAGAATGGTGAAATAAATACACTTCGTGGAAATGTGAGTAGAATGCGTGTGCGTGAAGAAATCATGAAAAGTGATGTCTTTGGTCCTCAAATCGATAAATTGTTCCCAATCATTTTACCAGGAAAATCAGATTCGGCATCCATGGATATGGTCGTCGAATTATTAACACATACAGGACGTTCGTTACCAGAAGTGATGATGATGATGATTCCTGAAGCATGGGAAAAACATGCAACGATGTCTCCAGAACGTAAAGCGTTCTACGATTACAACGCTTGTATCATGGAACCTTGGGATGGACCCGCTTCGGTGCCGTTTACAGATGGCAACTATATTGGTGCATTGTTGGATAGAAACGGATTAAGACCTTCAAGATACACAGTTACTAAAAGTGGGAAATTAATAATGTCTTCTGAAATTGGAGTTGTTGACATTGATCCAGAGGATGTGGAAAGTCATGGTCGTTTAGAACCTGGAAAAATGTTTTTGGTAGACATGAATCAAGGACGAATCATAAATGACGAAGAAATTAAAAGTAAAATTGTTAAGGAAAGACCATATCAAGAATGGTTAGATAAAACAAGATTGCACCTGAAAGATATTCCATATACTGGCGAAACTTGTCCGGTGGAATTGTTAGATATAAAAACGAGACAACGTTTATTTAACTACACGTTCGAAGATATTCAAGAGGTTATTACTCCAATGGCTCAAAAGGCTAAGGAAGCTTTGGGCTCAATGGGAATTGATACGCCATTGGCCGTTCTATCTAACAAACCTCAGATAATTTCGAACTATTTTAAACAATTATTCGCACAGGTTACAAATCCGCCTTTAGATGGAATTCGTGAAGAAATTGTAACGGATATCAGTCTCTCTTTAGGCAAGGATAGAAATATTTTCAGCATAACAGAACGGCAATGTAGAAAACTGAAAATTCAGAATCCTGTAATTTCTAATGACGATTTAGCTAAAATTAGAAATATTCAGGTGGAAGGGTTTAAGGCCGAAACCGTTGAATTATTATACCAAAAAGACAAAGGTCTTAATGGATTGGAGGATGCTTTGGATGACATTATTGTTCAAATTGAAAAAGCCTTATTACGAAAAACAAACATTATCATATTATCAGATAGAGGTGTAAGTAAAGAGATGGCACCAATTCCGGCGTTATTGGCGTGCTCTTATGTCAACCATCAAATGAACCGTTTGCGAAAGCGTTCTTATTTCGATATTATCATCGAATCTGCAGAACCACGAGAGCCGCATCATTTCGCTACATTATTCGGCTATGGAGCAAGTGCCGTAAATCCTTATATGGTAAACGAAATCATCCGAGCACAAGTGAAGGAAGGTTTTATTACTGATATGGATGAGCAAAAAGCTGTGGATAACTTCAACAAGGCTATTGGAAAAGGTATCTTAAAAGTGATGAACAAAATTGGGATTTCTACTTTACATTCTTACAGAGGTTCCCAAATATTTGAAATCGTTGGTTTCAATTCGCAATTTGTTGAAAAATATTTTCCATATACAGCTTCAAGAATTGAAGGTATCGGCTTATATGAAATCGAAAAGGAAATCGATAAACGATATAAATATGCTTATCCAAATACCGAAGTAGATAAACGATTAGGTCTAAATATTGGTGGCGATTACCGTTGGAGACGTAATGGCGAAAAGCATTTGTTTAACCCAACAACGGTTGCAAAATTACAACAAGCCGTTAGATTGAGCGACCAAGCGAGTTATAATCTATATGCGAAAACGATAAATGAACAGTCTGAAAATTTAATGACCATTCGTGGGTTATTTGAATTTAATAATATCGACCCAATTCCGATTGAAGAAGTGGAGCCCTGGACAGAAATCGTAAAACGTTTCAAAACAGGTGCCATGTCTTATGGTTCGATTTCGCGTGAAGCACATGAAAACTTAGCCATTGCCATGAATAGGATTGGAGGGAAATCCAATTCTGGAGAAGGAGGAGAGGACCGAAAGCGTTTTCAGCCTGATGTTAATGGCGATAGTAGGAATTCTGCGATAAAGCAGGTGGCTTCTGGTCGTTTTGGAGTAACATCCCATTATTTAACGAATGCAAAAGAGATTCAAATAAAAATGGCTCAAGGTGCAAAACCTGGAGAAGGTGGTCAATTACCAGGCGAAAAAGTGTTGCCATGGATTGCAGCAGCCCGAAATTCAACACCATTCGTTGGACTGATTTCGCCACCACCACATCACGATATATATTCCATTGAGGATTTAGCACAATTAATTTACGATTTAAAAAATGCCAATCGTGAAGCTAGAATAAATGTAAAACTAGTGTCTGAAGTTGGCGTAGGTACTATCGCAGCTGGTGTGGCTAAAGCAAAAGCAGATGTTGTTCTCATCGCTGGTTATGATGGTGGAACAGGTGCTTCACCGTTGACCTCATTAAAACACGCAGGTTTACCCTGGGAACTTGGTTTGGCAGAGGCACAACAAACACTTGTACTTAATAATTTAAGAAGTAGAATCGTAGTCGAATGTGATGGGCAATTGAAAACAGGTCGCGATGTGGCGATAGCTGCTTTATTGGGAGCAGAAGAATTCGGATTTGCCACAGCACCTTTAGTAGCTTCGGGCTGTATAATGATGCGTAAATGTCATCTGAATACCTGTCCTGTTGGTATCGCCACACAAGACAAAGAGTTGCGTAAAAACTTTAAAGGTACACCAGAACATGTTATTAATTTCTTCTATTATATCGCTGAAGAATTGAGAAGCATTATGGCGGAATTAGGTTTTAGGTCCATGGCCGAAATGATTGGTCAAACCCATAAGATAAACGCGAATAAAGCTATTAAACATTACAAAGCTAAAGGTTTGGATTTATCCTCCATTTTGTACCGACCAGAAGCATACAGTAAAATGACCGTTAAGAATACTGAAAAGCAAGATCATAATTTGGACAACGTATTGGATTTTCAAATCCTGAAAGATTCGCATCGTGCTTTATATCGAAAAGAGCAAATGACGTTGTCTTATCCAATCAAAAATACAAATCGTACCGTTGGCGCTATTGTGAGTAATGAGATTTCAAAAATATATGGGCATTTAGGTTTACCGGAAGATACTTTGAATATCAATTTCACGGGTTCTGCAGGTCAAAGTTTCGGAGCTTTCGGAGCGCATGGATTAACGTTTAAACTGGAAGGTAATACCAATGATTATTTAGGAAAAGGGTTGTCTGGCGCAAAGCTGATTGTTAAAAAACCAGTAAAAGCAGATTTTAAAGCTGAGGAAAATATCATAGTTGGTAATGTCTGTTTGTTTGGTGCTGTGGAAGGACAAGCCTACATTAATGGTATCGCTGGAGAACGGTTTGCCGTTAGAAATTCGGGATCAATAGCAGTAGTGGAAGGTGTCGGAGATCACTGTTGTGAGTACATGACTGGTGGAAAAGTGGTTGTTCTTGGTAAAACAGGACGAAATTTCGCAGCTGGTATGAGTGGTGGAATCGCTTACGTTTATGATCCGGAAAACAACTTTGTCAACGGCTTGTGTAATATGGAAACGATAGAGTTTGAAAAGATTCTTAAAAAAGATGCTAATGATCTTAAGGGCTTAATTGAGAAGCATGTGAAATATACGGACAGTCAATTGGGTAAATCGCTATTGGCAGATTGGGAAACAAGCTTAAAGAATTTTGTTCGCATCATGCCGACGGAATACAAACGTGCTTTAAAACGTTTAGAGACAGAAGAACAAATGGTAGAAGAATTAGAAACAGTATAA